A stretch of DNA from Desulfovibrio sp. Fe33:
GGGCGGGCTTCCTTCGCCGGAGTAGACGATGGATTCCACGGACAGTTCGTCGGGCGCGTTGTCCACGTCGCTGTCGTTGTCGAGCACGTTGCCGGAGACGGCATGTGCGGTTCCGTCATCCACCGTCTCGGTGAAGGCGTTGGTGTCGGCTATGGCCACCGGGCTGTCGTTGGACCCTATCAGCGGGATATGCAGATTGGCGTATGCGTACTTTTCGCCGTCCCAGATGGAGTAGCCGAAGTATTCCACCGGCTCGTCGCCGATGTTCAGCGGATCGGCCTTGGTCTGGTCCAGGGTGTACTCGTAGGAGCCGTCGGCATTGATGTTCAGGGTGCCGTAAGCGCCTTCAATCGTGAAGTTGCCGTTGGCGTCAGGGGTGTCTTCGTACTGATGGGTCCCGTGGCTGTATATGCTGGTTACGTTCAGCTCAATGAGGCCGTCGGGATCGGTCGGGACCTGGTCGGCGTAGGAAGGGGCGAGATCCTCGTACCCCACGTTGTCCACATCCGAGTCGTTGTGCAGAACGTTGCCGGAAACCGAGGCTATGCCCGCGACTATGCCGCCCTGCTCGATGACCTCGCCAGAGGTGTCGTCAAAGGCGTCCGGGGCGTCGTTGGTCCCGGTAATGGTGATTGTCAGGGTGGCGGCGTTGCTCTGGTTGCCGTCGGGATCAACCGCGGTATAATTGAACTGCTCCTGGACGATCTGTCCCTGCCGCAGTGGATCGGCCAGAGTCTCGTCCAATACATATTCATATGAGCCGTCGCTGAAGACGGTCAATGTGCCGTACAGGCCGTGAATCTGCGTTCCGGCATCCGTTACCTCGGCCGGGCCGGGGTTGTTCCCGGTGAAGTCCTGGCCGAGGAAATCGATGGTGCTGATCGAAAGATCTGTTTGAGCGCCATTGGTCTCCGGGTAATCGATGTCGTCATCGTCGTAGTCGTTGAGGAGCAGATTGCCGGAAGCCGTTTCGGGGTGTCCCGGATCTTCGTTGTTCCTGTCTCGGTTCGAGCCGCTTTCCACTACTTCGTTGACGTCGGGGAGGGCGGCCGGGGAAGCCGGAACCGGGGACGCTTCCAGCAAATCGATGTTCGGCGGATCGATGACCGGGAAAAGGTGCGAATCATATGCGTCGCCCTGGGGGCCGAGGGCGTCCAGTCCGGCGAACAGATTGCCGGGATCGTCGTTGTATTCGCCCGCGCCCGAACCGGAAGCTGCATCGCCTGCGGCCGTTTCCATGTCGGTTTCCGTCAGGGGGCGGTCGCTCTCGAAGGCGAAAAGATACATTCCGCCTTCGAGTTGCCTGCCGTCGAACATTTCCATTATGGGCAGGGTGCCTGCCACGGCCAACGGCAGGTAATCCAGGAGGACCACCTTGCCGCCGCTTTCGACGGTTATTTCCAAATTGTCGCCGTTTCCGATGAACTCGGCCTCCGAGAGGTCAAAGTCGAACCGTACCAATGAGTTCGCCGTAAGCTGATACGACGAGGTTTGGCCGGCACCGGGGAGTGATAGTCGAATCACCTGGGTCTGAGTGATGCGGGTGTCGGTCATAATTTCTCCTTTAGAAGTATGGAATCCAGTTGGGTTGCCCCTTTTGTTCTGGGGGTACATACATCTACGGGTGCAATATTATTTCGGTTACATAATTATATATAATTATTTCAATTGATTATTTTGTGGATAAAAATGTTGTCAATCTCCCGTCCGGTTTGAACGGCGGGAAGACTGAAAAACAAAATCTAGACTAATGAAGTATGGAATTGCCCATGTTTTTAACAATATGTTGTGGAAAAGAAATTCCATCTGTGCTGGTTTTTATATGCTGGGAATCAATATGTGGTAATAATTATCATCTTGAAATGGCGTAATTTTTCTTGGGGCAAATAAAAAAACGATTTTTTTCATGTCATGGGGACGAGAGCTGAATAAAATCCGTATTTCGCTTAAAACCGCGATTTTCCGCCATCTTTCATTTTAGGGGGTCAATCGCCGTCGAATGCCGTAGGAAGCAGTGGGGCGCATCGGGGGGCGGAATGGGCCGAGAAGCCGAGGTCGGACACGTTCATGCGGCAACGGTCTTGCTGGCTTAATTGGCTGTATTTATGATGTATTTTGTTTACAGATCAACGCCTCTTTCGTACCGTGCGGCGAATGTGGAAAAAGCGTCGCGGAACCCTCGTTTTTTCTGTTTACCGGCCCCGAAACCAGGTATATTGGAGGAGCATTCTCGGGCGTGAGATCGCGGCCCGGGTGGCCTGCAACATCGGGAGGCTTCATGAGCCTTGCGTGCGAGACGCCAGCCGTCTCCTTTACCTCCTCGTCCGTTCGCCCCGCGACACTGGACGACCTTCCCTTATTTGAGGCCTGCGAGCGTACGGGGTTCAACGAGAACCGACGAAGTTCGCGGGCCAGTCTGCGCCGCAGCATCACAAGTCCATCACAACTGGCCCTGGTTATCGAGGGCAAGGCCAAGCGCAGGAAGCCGGTTCCGGCCGGATGCGCCGTGGTCTTTCAGTACAAGCGCTCCCTGCGCGTCTATTCCCTGGCCATTCTCAGGGAGTTCAGAATGCTCGGCCTGGGCGAGGCGCTCGTCCGGCATATCGTGGAGTTCGCCGCCAGCCACGGGTATGAGCGCGTTTCTCTCGAAGCGGACATGAACAATCCCAAGCTGGTCAACTGGTACCGCAAGTTCGGTTTCGAGCCGGTGCGCAGCCTGTCGGACTACTACGGGCCGGGAGAACCCGCCGTGCGCATGGTCCTTTCGCCCACGGGCAGGCAGGGATCGCCGGAGAGCGTGGTCATTGTCGTGGAGGAGCCCGGCAGGATGCGGGACTGTTGCCCTGGGGTGCAGTTCTGCT
This window harbors:
- a CDS encoding VCBS domain-containing protein, which gives rise to MTDTRITQTQVIRLSLPGAGQTSSYQLTANSLVRFDFDLSEAEFIGNGDNLEITVESGGKVVLLDYLPLAVAGTLPIMEMFDGRQLEGGMYLFAFESDRPLTETDMETAAGDAASGSGAGEYNDDPGNLFAGLDALGPQGDAYDSHLFPVIDPPNIDLLEASPVPASPAALPDVNEVVESGSNRDRNNEDPGHPETASGNLLLNDYDDDDIDYPETNGAQTDLSISTIDFLGQDFTGNNPGPAEVTDAGTQIHGLYGTLTVFSDGSYEYVLDETLADPLRQGQIVQEQFNYTAVDPDGNQSNAATLTITITGTNDAPDAFDDTSGEVIEQGGIVAGIASVSGNVLHNDSDVDNVGYEDLAPSYADQVPTDPDGLIELNVTSIYSHGTHQYEDTPDANGNFTIEGAYGTLNINADGSYEYTLDQTKADPLNIGDEPVEYFGYSIWDGEKYAYANLHIPLIGSNDSPVAIADTNAFTETVDDGTAHAVSGNVLDNDSDVDNAPDELSVESIVYSGEGSPP